In Elephas maximus indicus isolate mEleMax1 chromosome 7, mEleMax1 primary haplotype, whole genome shotgun sequence, the following proteins share a genomic window:
- the LOC126080217 gene encoding olfactory receptor 5T1-like, with product MKNDTEVTTFVLKGFTDNRELQVILYFLFLIIYLFTLMGNLGLVVLVIGESWLHNPMYYFLSVLSFLDACYSSVITPNMLVELMSKNKDISFLGCATQMFFCTIFGTTECFLLAAMAYDRYVAIYNPLLYSVNTSPRVYVSLITSSYVGGILHASLHTVATFSLSFCASNEIRHVFCDIPPVLAISCSDTHINQLLLFYVVGFIEIFTILIVLISYGFILLAILRMHSAEGRRKVFSTCGSHLTGVSIFHGTILFMYVRPSSSYTLDHDMIMSIFYSVMIPMLNPIIYSLRNKDVKEAIKKVFGRNWLINKVCF from the coding sequence ATGAAAAATGACACAGAAGTCACCACATTTGTATTGAAGGGCTTCACAGACAATCGTGAACTTCAGGTCatcttatattttctatttctaataATCTACCTCTTTACTTTGATGGGAAATTTAGGACTGGTTGTATTGGTCATTGGGGAGTCCTGGCTCCACAACCCCATGTATTATTTCCTGAGTGTGTTATCTTTCCTGGATGCTTGCTATTCCTCAGTAATTACCCCAAATATGTTAGTGGAATTGATGTCAAAGAATAAAGACATTTCATTCCTTGGATGTGCAACACAAATGTTTTTCTGCACTATTTTTGGGACCACAGAATGCTTTCTCTTGGCAGCAATGGCTTATGATCGGTATGTAGCAATCTACAACCCACTTCTCTATTCAGTTAATACGTCACCCAGAGTCTATGTGTCACTCATCACTTCTTCATATGTTGGTGGTATCTTGCATGCTTCTTTGCACACAGTGGCAACTTTTAGCCTCTCCTTCTGTGCATCCAATGAAATCAGACATGTCTTTTGTGATATCCCTCCAGTCCTTGCTATCTCCTGTTCTGACACTCACATCAACCAGCTTCTACTCTTCTACGTTGTGGGTTTTATTGAGATATTCACCATCCTGATTGTCCTGATCTCCTACGGTTTCATTTTGTTGGCCATTCTGAGAATGCATTCTGCTGAAGGAAGGCGAAAAGTGTTTTCCACTTGTGGCTCTCACCTAACTGGAGTGTCAATTTTTCATGGAACAATCCTTTTCATGTACGTCAGACCAAGTTCCAGCTATACTTTGGATCATGACATGATAATGTCAATATTTTACAGTGTTATGATTCCCATGCTGAATCCCATTatctacagtttgaggaacaaagatgtaaaagaagcaATAAAGAAAGTGTTTGGGAGAAATTGGCTTATCAATAAAGTATGTTTTTAG